The Benincasa hispida cultivar B227 chromosome 9, ASM972705v1, whole genome shotgun sequence genome has a segment encoding these proteins:
- the LOC120084855 gene encoding U-box domain-containing protein 52-like produces the protein MWLPRYSLERKERLNVNGFVAVAIDKDKGSQGALKWAIDHLLQRGQTVFLIHVKLKSPNSSQKMSLKSDPEASVKELFLPFRCFCTRKDIQCKDIVLEDTDVAKAIIEYVANTAIENIVVGASAKSGFLRFKATDIPGSIVKGAPDFCNVFVISKGKIQSMRSASRPAPSVSALRGQLVQQCSTKSDTPDFPINHSASARVSLDKPPLDVPSKSQDEADFMRSPFTRKGYNYKASYGDLSMQDSDISFVSSGRPSIDRIFPSLYDSQDMGGRATPPQISSSTDLDLTRSFESLQLGRMSVDMNFPSEFSSISQDSDRLSISSQSMEDVEAEMRRLKLELKQTMEMYSTACKEALTAKQKAVELQRWKLEEEQRLEEARLAGEAALALAEQEKRSRKQLLRQLKQLERIAELEAQKRMKAEMKALKEAEEKKKAFDALAQTDNIRYRKYTIEEIEAATEFFSESRRIGEGGYGPVYQCDLDHTPVAIKVLRPDATQGRSQFKQEVEVLSCIRHPNMVLLLGACPEYGCLVYEFMANGSLEDRLLRRGNTPSLSWQLRFKIAAEIGTALLFLHQTKPEPLVHRDLKPANILLDRNFVSKISDVGLARLVPPSIADSVTQYRMTSTAGTFCYIDPEYQQTGMLGVKSDIYSLGIMFLQLITSKPPMGLTHHVERAIEKGTFENILDPAVLDWPVEEALSFAKLSLKCAELRRKDRPDLGKVILPELNRLRIMAEETMHPTLMGDTSPSRNSSQVSLQLGAMGSSPQSYNSSRNPSTNF, from the exons atgtggTTACCAAGATACAGCttagaaagaaaagagagattGAATGTGAATGGATTTGTGGCAGTGGCAATTGATAAAGACAAAGGAAGTCAAGGAGCTCTCAAATGGGCAATTGATCATTTGCTTCAAAGAGGACAGACTGTTTTTCTCATTCATGTCAAACTCAAATCTCCTAATTCTTCCCAAA AGATGAGTTTGAAATCGGACCCTGAAGCCAGTGTCAAAGAATTATTCCTTCCTTTTCGTTGCTTTTGTACTCGAAAGgat ATACAATGCAAAGATATTGTGTTGGAAGATACAGATGTAGCAAAGGCCATAATTGAGTATGTTGCAAATACAGCCATAGAGAATATTGTCGTGGGTGCTTCAGCAAAATCTGGCTTCTTAAG ATTCAAGGCAACTGATATTCCTGGCAGTATAGTCAAAGGAGCACCAGATTTTTGTAATGTGTTTGTCATTTCTAAAGGTAAAATCCAATCGATGCGTTCGGCATCACGTCCTGCTCCATCGGTAAGTGCTCTACGAGGTCAATTAGTGCAACAATGCAGCACAAAATCCGATACGCCCGACTTCCCTATCAATCACTCTGCAAGTGCAAGAG TGTCTTTGGATAAGCCACCCCTTGATGTGCCTAGTAAATCGCAAGACGAGGCTGATTTCATGAG GTCCCCATTCACAAGGAAAGGATATAATTACAAAGCATCATATGGAGATTTATCTATGCAAGATTCAGATATATCTTTTGTTAGCTCGGGAAGACCGAGCATCGATCGTATATTTCCTTCACTTTATGACAGTCAAGATATGGGAGGAAGAGCGACACCACCACAAATTTCAAGCAGTACAGATCTTGACTTGACTCGCAGCTTTGAGTCTCTGCAATTGGGACGGATGTCGGTCGATATGAACTTTCCGTCCGAGTTCTCTTCTATCTCACAAGATAGTGACAGATTGTCTATCTCATCACAGTCTATG GAAGACGTTGAGGCTGAGATGCGGAGGCTGAAGCTAGAACTCAAGCAAACCATGGAAATGTACAGTACAGCCTGCAAGGAAGCTCTTACAGCAAAACAAAAG GCTGTTGAGCTACAACGTTGGAAATTGGAAGAAGAACAAAGATTAGAAGAGGCGAGATTGGCAGGCGAAGCTGCATTGGCACTAGCCGAACAAGAGAAGCGAAGTCGAAAGCAGCTATTGAGGCAGCTGAAGCAGCTAGAAAGAATTGCAGAATTAGAAGCACAGAAAAGAATGAAGGCTGAAATGAAAGCACTCAAAGAagctgaagagaagaaaaaggccTTTGATGCATTGGCACAAACTGATAATATCAGGTATAGAAAGTATACAATCGAGGAGATCGAAGCGGCAACAGAGTTCTTTTCCGAATCTCGTAGGATCGGAGAAGGAGGATATGGTCCTGTTTACCAGTGTGATCTTGATCATACTCCTGTTGCCATTAAGGTTCTACGTCCGGATGCTACTCAAGGGCGATCTCAGTTTAAACAAGAG GTAGAAGTACTTAGTTGTATACGTCATCCAAACATGGTTCTCCTCCTTGGAGCTTGCCCCGAGTACGGCTGCCTGGTGTATGAGTTCATGGCTAATGGGAGCTTAGAAGACCGACTTTTGCGACGAGGAAACACGCCTTCGCTTTCGTGGCAACTTAGGTTCAAAATTGCAGCTGAAATTGGAACAGCATTGTTGTTCTTGCACCAAACAAAGCCAGAGCCTCTTGTGCATCGTGATCTAAAACCAGCTAACATTCTACTCGATCGTAACTTTGTCAGTAAGATCAGTGATGTTGGCTTAGCCAGGCTTGTACCACCGTCGATTGCTGATAGCGTAACACAATATCGAATGACATCAACTGCTGGAACATTTTGCTACATTGATCCAGAGTATCAACAAACCGGTATGCTCGGTGTGAAATCCGACATATACTCGCTAGGTATCATGTTTCTCCAATTGATAACTTCAAAGCCGCCAATGGGATTGACTCACCATGTCGAAAGAGCTATCGAGAAGGGGACGTTCGAAAATATTCTTGATCCAGCTGTCCTCGATTGGCCTGTTGAAGAAGCTTTGTCCTTTGCTAAGTTGTCACTCAAATGTGCCGAGTTAAGACGTAAAGATAGGCCGGATCTTGGAAAGGTTATCCTTCCAGAGCTTAACAGGTTAAGAATTATGGCAGAAGAAACAATGCACCCAACACTGATGGGAGACACAAGCCCTTCTCGCAATAGCAGTCAAGTTTCTCTTCAGTTG GGAGCGATGGGTTCATCTCCACAATCATACAACAGCTCGAGAAATCCGTCGACTAATTTTTGA
- the LOC120085464 gene encoding pollen receptor-like kinase 2, with the protein MAHKADLFLLILFLVWCCNTSSSTSPEAEVLVKFKSSLSINAALDNWNVSINICDDDPKTRGKFWTGVTCKDGTLFGLRLENMSLSGVIDIDTLVNLPSLRSLSFMNNSFHGSMPPVKKLGALRALYLAYNKLSGTIPDDAFQDMRSLKTVRLEENDFKGQIPGSLSSLPALVELSLEGNRFEGKIPDFIPRDWKLFDLSNNQLEGAIPSGLANIDSNAFAGNNDLCGKPLSRCKSPKKWYILTGVTVGIILLAIIVIRHRYRRRKALSLAAEEAHDKLGLAKAQYQEQTEENAKLQFVRADRPIFDLEELLRAPAEVLGGGSFGSSYKALLSNGPPVVVKRLRPMRCVGFEEFHEHMKKLGSISHPNLLPPLAFYYRNEDKLLISEFMGNGNLADHLHGHAQRTPGNIGLDWPTRLRIIKGVGRGLVHLHRELPSLSLPHGHLKSSNILLNSSNEPLLTDFGLDPLVCQEQAHQFMAAYKSPEYIRHRRVSRKTDVWSLGILILELLTGKFPANYLRHGGGAANGDLAAWVKSAVREEWTAEVFDGDMMKGTKNEDGEMVRLLRIGMNCSEEEEDQRWGLKEAVEKIEELKETESSTDDEFYSSYGSEVEVRSIERE; encoded by the exons ATGGCTCATAAAGCAGACCTGTTTTTACTGATCTTATTTCTAGTGTGGTGCTGCAACACTTCCTCTAGTACCAGTCCGGAGGCCGAAGTTCTCGTCAAGTTCAAGAGCTCTCTTTCTATAAACGCCGCCTTGGACAATTGGAATGTGTCTATCAACATATGTGATGACGATCCAAAAACGAGAGGTAAATTCTGGACTGGTGTGACTTGCAAGGATGGAACTCTGTTTGGGTTACGGCTTGAGAACATGAGCTTAAGCGGCGTTATCGACATAGACACACTCGTGAACTTGCCATCTCTAAGGAGCTTGAGCTTCATGAACAATAGCTTTCATGGTTCAATGCCTCCGGTTAAGAAACTGGGCGCACTGAGAGCTTTATATCTTGCATACAACAAATTATCTGGTACAATACCTGATGATGCTTTTCAAGATATGAGGTCGTTGAAAACGGTGCGTTTAGAAGAGAATGATTTTAAAGGACAAATTCCAGGTTCCCTTTCTAGTTTGCCAGCATTGGTGGAATTGAGCCTTGAAGGGAATAGATTTGAAGGCAAAATTCCTGATTTTATTCCAAGGGATTGGAAGTTGTTCGATTTGTCCAATAACCAATTGGAGGGTGCAATACCCTCTGGCTTAGCCAATATCGACTCCAATGCATTTGCAG GGAATAACGATTTATGTGGAAAACCTCTAAGTCGATGCAAGTCTCCAAAGAAATGGTACATCCTCACCGGAGTAACCGTCGGAATCATCTTGTTAGCTATCATTGTCATTCGCCATCGCTACCGCCGCCGCAAGGCTCTATCATTAGCGGCGGAAGAAGCCCACGATAAATTGGGCCTGGCAAAGGCCCAATATCAGGAGCAAACAGAAGAAAATGCGAAGCTGCAGTTCGTTCGGGCCGACAGGCCCATCTTTGACTTAGAGGAGCTGTTGAGGGCCCCAGCAGAAGTTTTGGGCGGTGGAAGTTTTGGGTCGTCTTATAAGGCCCTACTCTCAAATGGGCCTCCAGTGGTAGTGAAAAGGCTTCGGCCCATGAGATGTGTTGGGTTCGAAGAGTTTCATGAGCACATGAAAAAGCTGGGCTCAATTTCACATCCCAATTTGCTTCCTCCTCTGGCTTTCTATTATAGAAATGAAGATAAGCTTTTGATTTCTGAGTTCATGGGGAATGGGAACTTGGCTGATCATCTTCATGGCCATG CTCAGCGCACGCCTGGAAATATTGGGCTGGACTGGCCCACACGGCTACGGATCATCAAAGGAGTGGGCCGAGGCCTGGTCCATTTACATAGAGAGCTACCGAGCCTGAGCCTACCACACGGCCACTTAAAATCCTCGAACATTCTTCTCAACAGCAGTAACGAGCCTCTATTAACCGACTTCGGCCTCGACCCTCTGGTTTGCCAGGAGCAAGCACACCAATTCATGGCCGCGTACAAGTCGCCGGAGTACATCCGGCACCGGCGTGTCTCCAGAAAGACCGATGTGTGGAGTTTAGGAATTCTGATCCTGGAGCTTCTGACCGGAAAGTTTCCGGCGAACTATCTCCGGCACGGGGGAGGCGCGGCCAACGGCGACCTGGCGGCGTGGGTGAAGTCGGCGGTGAGAGAGGAGTGGACGGCGGAGGTTTTCGACGGTGATATGATGAAAGGGACGAAGAACGAAGACGGAGAAATGGTGCGGCTGCTGCGGATCGGAATGAATTGCAGCGAAGAGGAGGAGGATCAACGGTGGGGATTGAAGGAGGCGGTGGAGAAGATTGAGGAGTTGAAGGAAACGGAAAGTAGTACTGATGATGAATTTTATTCATCTTATGGTAGTGAAGTGGAAGTCCGATCTATAGAGAGGGAGTGA
- the LOC120085465 gene encoding trihelix transcription factor ASR3: protein MKKENAGNRGLGVSGSRRTRSQIAVAPDWTAADCLVLVNVIAAVEADCLKALSSYQKWKIVAENCTSLDVVRTSNQCRRKWDCLLIEHDVIKQWELKMPEDDSYWCLESGRRKELGLPDNFDEELFKAIDNVATMRANQSDTEPDSDPEAAVENIDEIAEPGPKRQRRRSMSKSNQVLEKSLECERNRALEKSLECKEEEEVEDGEEEEEKPLLSFPEVEPRECYIKNNGSKVTDNLEPKEQMMAKFLLENAEKVQAIVSENAEYATSDEKNDKDQTNLVRHQGSKLIRCLGDILNTINDLRGLLEDCE from the exons atgaagaaggaaaacgCCGGCAACCGTGGACTGGGGGTTTCAGGTTCTCGTCGGACGCGTTCTCAGATAGCAGTAGCACCGGATTGGACGGCGGCGGATTGTCTTGTTCTTGTTAATGTGATTGCGGCTGTGGAGGCCGATTGTTTGAAAGCTTTGTCTAGCTATCAGAAATGGAAGATTGTTGCAGAGAACTGCACGTCTTTGGATGTGGTTCGGACTTCGAATCAATGCAGGAGAAAGTGGGACTGTTTGCTGATTGAACATGATGTTATCAAGCAATGGGAGTTAAAGATGCCGGAGGATGATTCATATTGGTGTTTGGAAagtggaaggagaaaagaattgGGACTTCCTGACAACTTTGATGAGGAGCTGTTCAAAGCAATTGATAATGTTGCAACGATGAGGGCGAATCAGTCGGATACGGAGCCGGATAGTGATCCGGAGGCTGCTGTTGAGAACATTGATGAAATTGCAGAGCCTG GGCCTAAAAGGCAAAGACGTCGTTCAATGTCTAAGAGCAATCAAGTCCTTGAGAAATCTCTGGAATGTGAGAGAAATCGGGCCCTTGAGAAATCTTTAGAAtgtaaggaagaagaagaagtagaagatggagaagaagaagaagaaaaacctcTATTAAGCTTTCCAGAAGTAGAGCCTCGTGAATGCTACATCAAAAACAATGGATCAAAGGTGACCGATAATCTCGAACCCAAAGAGCAAATGATGGCAAAGTTTTTGCTTGAAAATGCAGAAAAAGTTCAAGCAATTGTGTCTGAGAATGCAGAATATGCAACTTCTGATGAAAAGAATGACAAGGACCAAACTAATTTGGTAAGGCATCAAGGGAGCAAGCTTATCAGATGCCTTGGAGATATTCTCAACACTATTAACGATCTCCGTGGCCTGCTTGAAGATTGTGAGTGA